GACGACCAGGAGAACGCCTATGTTGAAGCGATACGGTTTCGTATAGGGGAGGATTCGCCTGGCCGTGCCACGCTTGATTTTCTGCTTGGTCACCGCCTCGTCGGGACCCATCCCCCGCATCAGTACCGGCCCCGGGCCGCCGATCATGGCCACGAAAACCTCCTGTTTTCGTTGTCGTTTCGGTCGGGGAACACCTAGCGTGCGGCTTCGGACTTCTCCATCTCGTCGATGAGGCTCTGCGGACGCATGTCCGTCCAGTTCTCCTCGACATAGTCCAGGCAGGCCTTCCGCGTGTCTTCTCCGAACACGGTCCGCCAGCCGGCCGGGACTTCGGCGAAGGCGGGCCAGAGCGAATGCTGGTTCTCGTCGTTGACGAGAACCAGGAACGTGCCGTTTTCGTCGTCGAACGGGTTCGGCATAACCACTCCGATCAATTTCCGTCGGCAGGACGTGTTTCACGCTAGCCGGGTGGTTCAGGGCCGACAAGGCCGTCCAGAGAGCACGCTTTTCACGGTTGCCGGCCGGCGAAGAATCCGGTGATCGCGGAATTCACTTCGGCTGGCCGCTCCAGATATCCGTAGTGGCCGCAGCCGGGGATCTCCGTATAGCAGCTGCCGGGAATGGACCGCGCGACCTCGCGGGAGAGGTGCGGGCGGATGACGAGGTCGTCCTGGAACCCGATGACGAGACAGCGGCTGGTGATGTTCCGGTACGCGCTCAGCCGGTCGGGGACGAGTTGCAGGCCCAGCTGCCCGCGTACGCCCGTCACGTCGACGGCGGACATCTCGAAGACGGCGAGCCAGTCCCGCAGCCGCTCCTCGTCGTCGAGGGTGCGCGGGGAGAGGTTCTGCAGGGCCTGTACGTAGGCGGCGAAGCGCGGCGGGAGTTTGCCGCCGGTGTCGCTGAGTTCCATGTCGGCGGCGGTCATCGCGGCGGTCAGGGTGTCCGTGCGGCCGCTCGTCGCCATCAGGACGGCCTGGTGGACGAGGTCGGGGCGGGCGAGCAGGAGTTCCTGTACGGCCATCGCGCCGAGCGAGTAGCCCACGACCCTGCACGCACCCTCCCCCAGGTGCTCGATGAGCCCGGCGACGTCCGCCACCATGTCGGCGAGCGTGAAGCCCTCCGGGCACGGATCGCTCGGCGGAATACCCCGGTTGTCGAGGGTGATCACTCGGTAGCCGGCGACGGTGAGGGCCGGCACCTGGTGCGTCCGCCACATGCGGCCGGGCGCGCCGGTGCCGGTGACCATGACCACCGGCTCACCGGTGCCGTACTCGTCGTAGCCGAGGTGGGTCCCGTTGATCCGGGCGATCGGCATCGCGGTCTCTCCTCACCCGGCGCTCGGCGCGGCCGCGGCGAACCGGCCGACCTTGTCGATGACGTCCTGTCCGTAGATGCGCAGGGCCTGCTGGAGCGCGAACTCCGCCATGTACGCGCGGAACGCGTCGGGCGGCTCCTCCGCGAGGTTCAGCATCCGCCGGTTGGCGAGGACCGCGTCACCGTCGAGGCGCGTCAGGCTCGCCTCGACGGCGGCGTCC
The window above is part of the Streptomyces venezuelae genome. Proteins encoded here:
- a CDS encoding MbtH family protein, which encodes MPNPFDDENGTFLVLVNDENQHSLWPAFAEVPAGWRTVFGEDTRKACLDYVEENWTDMRPQSLIDEMEKSEAAR
- a CDS encoding alpha/beta fold hydrolase, with protein sequence MPIARINGTHLGYDEYGTGEPVVMVTGTGAPGRMWRTHQVPALTVAGYRVITLDNRGIPPSDPCPEGFTLADMVADVAGLIEHLGEGACRVVGYSLGAMAVQELLLARPDLVHQAVLMATSGRTDTLTAAMTAADMELSDTGGKLPPRFAAYVQALQNLSPRTLDDEERLRDWLAVFEMSAVDVTGVRGQLGLQLVPDRLSAYRNITSRCLVIGFQDDLVIRPHLSREVARSIPGSCYTEIPGCGHYGYLERPAEVNSAITGFFAGRQP